In Argiope bruennichi chromosome 4, qqArgBrue1.1, whole genome shotgun sequence, a single window of DNA contains:
- the LOC129966287 gene encoding adult-specific cuticular protein ACP-20-like — MKGEEEQPYWKFLILLSKVLIHVGCTLQVFILAALAVAAFASLHHEPIHHPQPFKFGYSIKDKHGEQHREEVGDGKNVKGSYGFTDARGIKRQVNYVADHAGFRAEVKTNEPGTANQNPAAVHILSDAPYGHGGYAGAAGLGYAGVGGAGYGYGGLGTAGLGYGYGGLGAAGVGYGNAGLGVYGGYGLGNGQFNGLGYARYGF, encoded by the exons ATGAAGGGCGAGGAGGAGCAACCATACTGGAAGTTTCTTATCCTCTTATCTAAGGTGCTCATCCACGTGGGATGCACTCTACAG GTTTTCATCTTGGCTGCTTTGGCAGTGGCTGCTTTTGCCAGTCTTCATCATGAg CCTATCCATCATCCACAGCCATTCAAATTTGGTTATAGCATTAAAGATAAGCACGGAGAACAACACCGAGAAGAAGTTGGTGATGGCAAGAACGTGAAAGGAAGCTACGGATTTACCGATGCCAGGGGAATCAAGCGACAGGTCAACTACGTCGCTGATCATGCTGGATTTAGAGCTGAGGTCAAGACCAACGAACCTGGAACCGCCAACCAGAACCCCGCCGCCGTCCACATCCTCTCCGACGCTCCCTATGGACATGGAGGTTATGCCGGAGCTGCAGGGCTCGGATACGCCGGAGTCGGAGGTGCAGGTTATGGATATGGTGGTCTTGGAACTGCCGGATTGGGATATGGATATGGTGGTCTTGGAGCAGCTGGTGTAGGATATGGAAATGCTGGACTTGGAGTATATGGAGGTTATGGTCTTGGTAATGGGCAATTCAATGGTTTGGGATATGCCAGATATggtttttag
- the LOC129966289 gene encoding adult-specific cuticular protein ACP-20-like, with product MKKTCSKCMFNPLHLDNNLCGEKGGILGDHSRQYKNQQVFILAALAVTAFASLYHEPIHHPQPFKFGYSVKDKHGEQHREEVGDGKNVKGSYGFTDARGIKRQVNYVADHGGFRAEVKTNEPGTANQNPAAVHIISDAPYGHGGYAGLGYAGVEGAGYGFGGLGANGVGYGYGGPGGYGGFGYGGYGFGNGLLRGLGYARYGF from the exons ATGAAAAAAACATGTTCAAAATGCATGTTCAACCCTCTACATTTAGACAATAATTTATGCGGAGAGAAGGGTGGAATTTTAGGAGATCACAGCCGTCAGTACAAAAATCAGCAG GTTTTTATCTTAGCTGCTTTGGCAGTAACTGCTTTCGCTAGTCTGTATCATGAA CCTATCCACCACCCCCAACCTTTCAAGTTCGGATACAGCGTCAAGGACAAGCACGGCGAACAACACCGTGAAGAAGTTGGTGACGGCAAAAACGTAAAGGGAAGCTACGGATTTACCGATGCCAGGGGAATCAAGAGACAGGTCAACTACGTCGCTGACCACGGGGGATTCAGAGCTGAGGTCAAGACCAACGAACCTGGAACCGCCAACCAGAACCCAGCAGCCGTCCACATCATCTCCGACGCTCCCTATGGGCACGGAGGATATGCTGGACTTGGATATGCCGGAGTTGAAGGTGCAGGATATGGATTCGGTGGTCTTGGAGCAAACGGTGTTGGCTACGGATATGGTGGTCCTGGAGGATATGGAGGATTCGGCTATGGAGGCTATGGCTTCGGTAATGGACTCCTCCGTGGTTTAGGATATGCAAGATATgggttttaa
- the LOC129966290 gene encoding uncharacterized protein LOC129966290, translated as MAPNEKLDYELAFVLAALTVAAYASLHHEPIHHPQPFKFGYSVKDKHGEQHREEVGDGKNVKGSYGFTDARGIKRQVNYVADHAGFRAEVKTNEPGTANQNPAAVHIISDAPYGHGGYAGVAGLGYAGVGEAGLGYARNAGYGYAGVAANGLGYGYAGLDGYGGYGYGGNGLLGGLGYARYGF; from the exons ATGGCTCCGAATGAAAAATTAGATTATGAGCTC GCTTTTGTTTTGGCTGCCTTGACAGTAGCTGCTTATGCCAGTCTGCATCATGAA CCTATCCACCATCCCCAACCTTTCAAATTCGGCTACAGCGTGAAGGACAAACACGGAGAACAACATCGTGAAGAAGTTGGTGATGGCAAAAACGTGAAGGGAAGCTACGGATTCACCGATGCCAGGGGAATCAAGCGACAGGTCAACTACGTCGCTGACCATGCTGGATTCAGAGCTGAGGTCAAGACCAACGAACCCGGAACCGCCAACCAGAACCCCGCAGCCGTCCACATCATCTCTGATGCTCCCTATGGACATGGAGGATATGCTGGAGTTGCTGGACTAGGATATGCCGGAGTTGGTGAAGCAGGCTTAGGATATGCCAGAAATGCAGGATACGGATATGCTGGAGTTGCAGCTAACGGATTGGGATATGGATATGCTGGACTTGATGGATATGGAGGTTATGGTTATGGAGGCAATGGATTGCTTGGTGGTTTAGGATATGCCAGATATGGTTTTTAG
- the LOC129966291 gene encoding cuticle protein 14-like, with the protein MISQAFVLAALAVAAFASLHHEPIHHPQPFKFGYSVKDKHGEQHREEVGDGKNVKGSYGFTDARGIKRQVNYVADHGGFRAEVKTNEPGTANQNPAAVHIISNAPYGHGGYAGDAGLGYAGVGGAGYGYGGLGAAGVGYGYGGLGAAGVGYGGLGYGGYGLGNGLFGGLGYARYGF; encoded by the exons ATGATCTCTCAG gCTTTTGTTTTGGCTGCTTTGGCAGTGGCTGCTTTTGCCAGTCTGCATCATGAA CCTATCCACCATCCCCAACCTTTCAAATTCGGATACAGCGTGAAGGACAAACACGGTGAACAACATCGTGAAGAAGTCGGCGATGGCAAGAACGTGAAGGGAAGCTACGGATTCACCGATGCCAGGGGAATCAAGCGACAGGTCAACTACGTCGCTGACCACGGAGGTTTCAGAGCTGAGGTCAAGACCAATGAACCTGGAACTGCCAACCAGAACCCAGCAGCTGTCCACATCATCTCCAATGCCCCCTATGGGCATGGAGGATATGCCGGAGATGCAGGACTCGGATATGCCGGAGTTGGAGGTGCAGGATATGGATATGGTGGTCTTGGCGCTGCCGGAGTGGGTTATGGATATGGTGGTCTTGGAGCAGCTGGTGTAGGATATGGTGGTCTCGGCTATGGTGGTTATGGCCTCGGCAACGGGCTTTTTGGTGGTTTAGGATACGCCCGCTATGGTTTTTAA
- the LOC129966292 gene encoding cuticle protein 14-like gives MISQAFILAALAVVAFASLHHEPVHHPQPFKFGYSVKDKHGEQHREEVGDGKNVKGSYGFTDARGIHRQVNYVADHAGFRAEVKTNEPGTANQNPAAVHIISDAPYGHGGYAGAAGLGYAGVGGAGYGYGGLGVAGVGYGNAGLGGYGGLGYGGYGLGNGRFGGLGYSRYGF, from the exons GCTTTTATTTTGGCTGCTCTCGCAGTGGTTGCTTTTGCTAGTCTGCATCATGAA CCCGTTCACCATCCCCAACCTTTCAAATTCGGCTACAGCGTGAAGGACAAACATGGTGAACAACATCGTGAAGAAGTCGGCGACGGCAAGAACGTGAAGGGAAGCTACGGATTCACCGATGCCAGGGGAATCCACCGACAGGTCAACTACGTCGCTGACCACGCAGGATTCAGAGCTGAGGTCAAGACCAACGAACCCGGAACCGCCAACCAGAACCCAGCAGCCGTCCACATCATCTCCGACGCTCCCTATGGACATGGAGGATATGCTGGAGCTGCAGGACTCGGATATGCCGGAGTTGGAGGTGCAGGATATGGATATGGCGGTCTTGGAGTAGCTGGAGTAGGATATGGAAATGCTGGACTTGGAGGCTATGGTGGTCTCGGATATGGAGGCTATGGCCTCGGCAACGGACGTTTCGGAGGTTTAGGTTACTCAAGATATGGTTTTTAA